Within Channa argus isolate prfri chromosome 4, Channa argus male v1.0, whole genome shotgun sequence, the genomic segment ATAGTTATACGGAAGTAGCTGCTTCCACCCTGAGATCTAACATGTGTCTGACCATCCTTCATGTGTCCATCCTGGTGGTACACATCCTAACTTTGGCTGCTGACAGTAAGTTACTGTTTATTCTTTCTAAACTTTTCAAACTGTCTCAGTCTGAGCAGGGCTCGGTTATTGTCTGTCTTTTACTTCCGCTGAATGCATTCACAAGAATTAATAAGATCAATAATATTTTACTGTCATACAAAGTATAAATACTAAAGTCTCAGAATTATGCATCACAGCCATGTTTAGATTAGATCCAAAGCAGGTTTAGAGGACACATATTGTCCTCGACAAACCCAGACTCAACAGTGTAACATTAAAGCTCATCAGAGACATGAAATACATTTGTGGTCTATTACTTCCTATTGttcacaataaaaaatgtcattatttcacatttaaacagtttaaatagGATTTGTCATggctaaaaaactaaaactcgGAAGTTGTAAATTTAGTCTGATGCAGGATGCAAATGTCATTTTCTCCTGCAGGTGACGATTTCTGAATTTCATATgtctttttcagctgttttttaaaagaaaaatgttccatGCGATATAAAATATTGTGATCTAGATTTAAATAAACCTTTGTTCAAAATCGTACATAAACCACtgtacaaaatgaaaatcacCTTCAGATGTTACTATCAACGTGGATGAATCAGTTTcttatttgggttttttgtcATTATCTCCTGCAGGTCAAGAATATGACGAGTGTTTCCCAGAAATTAAAGTACGGCGCAACACATTGTATAATGTCTCACTCGGAGAAGACCTCAGGATTAGCTGCCCACTTACTCTCTGTAACAATTCACAACCAACAGTCACCTGGTATAAACTTGATAAAAGGGACGTACTAGTCAACGTCAGCAGTGGGAGTCACGTTAGACAAGAGTGGGAACCGTTACAACATTTAGAAGGGACATCATTTCTGTTCTTCAAAAACATCCTCATCAGTGACTCAGGACTGTATCGATGTCAAAGTGGAAACAGTGTGGGTTACATTATCACCATTTCTGTTAATGGTGAGTGTGATTTTTCAGTAATTTAATACATCAAAATTGGACAGAAACTTGTGTTTCAGCTGATTCACAGTAATAGACATTTGCTACTAAATATAACACGAACAGAGTCAGtgctgcatttttgtttcattagtaAATATATAACACTTCTAACATTATTTTCCCCTTTTCACCCCTTTTATGTGCATCTCATTGAGATGatagtaataaacaaaataaattttctGGAACAAAAACACTCTACACTGTATAATTCAGGTAGAACTGAGCCCACAACAGTCACATGGACGACTTTGGAATCAGGTAAGAAGTTAATTCACTCTCTCAGACTGGTGTTGCTGAGATACTGTTTTTTGTGTTAGACAGTTATCACATGTCTCCTTTAACATGCTTTGTAATTTGTATGTAGTTTGCACACAGTACATAACTGATTCATTGATGCATCAAATGTCCTCTGTTATCTTGCAGAGATAATGACTGCGGACACTTTTGGTCCCTATGTCCCTTGCATTGTTGGAATCATGGTGTTTGTCATCGTAGTTACAGCTATATATGTTACACCAAAGCGAGTGTGTGAAGGTGAgacttttatatttgcattcaCAGTAGCTGAATGATTCCTCAGGGCCAGTTGGCACTGATGTGCGTGTGCGGTATATTATAAAACTGATGTAATGTGATGTCATTCCAAGCTGATCTCTGTGCGAGACAATCCAGGACCACAGCAGATTCAGAGTACAAGGTTGGCAGCTCAATCCCCGGGTCCACTGTTCCCATCTAAGGACCTTTGGccaagatgctgaaccccaaGTTCGTGCCTTGCATTGCAACTACAGCATCTGTGCTATTCATAACTGAATCTGTGCTTCAAAGTGCATTTTGCAAGATCAAAGCTATGATTACAAAACTTTTTGTATTCATTTCAGGACTGTAACCTATAtctgatttattacatttttatggttgtgttttgtgtcaggATGCAATGATactgataatttttttttattcctgtacCATAGAGCTCTATTGGTCAAAGACgaataaaaatactcaaatgaGACAGAGTGTCACACTGTCTTCATTTTCTTAAACCTGGACACTGTAGTTTGAgtcagtcaaacacacaaagtccaCCTGCTGTAAATACTCACTTCATCCGCTACTGAAAATAATCCCACAACAAATTTACTCTTTGCAGCTTTTTGAGTAACTTTTGCTAAAATCCTAAAATTCACACTTGTTAtggttaattacattttatagaaatgagacaaaattttgtacatttgtgcTTCACTGGATTCAATTTTGTCTTAGATGACTTTtcaaaaaaaggggaaaaatggGACAATGTTTGAATGATTGCACTCTGTTTTAAAGACTAACATCTTCTGTAGGGTTAGGGCTTCATGGCCTTATTGGGTTTCATACAGTAGGAAAACTATTGAATTACTATGACCTTATCCTCGTGGATAGAAGTGCAGAAAAAGGGTTTTAACTAAAGGCTACTAACTAAAATTTGTATCTACAACTAATATGGGATTGTTTGTGGTCTTGGTTTGAATGTTTTGTGTAATGGACTCATCGTAATGGACCCACCACACATTAAAAGTTTAGCTTGAATTTGCTCTTCTGAGTAATATCACATGTGAAGACAGAAATGCTTTCATGAGTTTATATCTTATGTCATTTTTCATTGTCTGACTATATGAATGATCACAAGGCTTTGTTGTGATTGTGTGGGAAAGACagaatgtaataatgtaaatataaccTGATTATTTTGTGCAATCTAATAAcaatttgtttatgtaatgaattgtttgtatgtttgattTTCATTAAGATTATGATGTCATCACTGCTCACTGGCTTCTGTAGTGTTTTACTCTAAACTAGTGTACCACCATACTCAAACGTGTAGGCTTGACCAAGGTTAaaaagtgtgtgagagtgtgtgcttgtgtatgtgtttgtgaggtCTGAATGTGATATGTTGAGTGTGTTTGCCTTTACAGGAAAATATGTTGTACAGACCACCTAAACAAAAGCAGGAAGTAACAATGACTGAGTGTCTTTTACATCTTCGATACCAGTAGTTATACGGAAGTAGCTGGTTCTTCAAGTGTGTCCACCCTGAGATCTAACATGTGTCTGACCATCCTTCATGTGTCCATCCTGGTGGTACACATCCTAACTTTGGCTGCTGGCAGTAAGTTACTGTTTATTCTTTCTAAACTTTTCAAACTGTCTCAGTCTGAGCAGGGCTCGGTTATTGTCTGTCTTTTACTTCCGCTGAATGCATTCACAAGAATTAATAAGATCAATAATATTTTACTGTCATACAAAGTATAAATACTAAAAAGGTTTCAGATTTATGCATCATAGCCATGTTTAGATTAGATCCAACGCAGGTTTACAGGACACATATTGTCCTCGACAAACCCAGACTCAACAGTGTAACATTAAAGCTCATCAGAGACATGAAATACATTTGTGGTCTATTACTTCCTAGTGTTCACAATAAACAATctcattatttcacatttacacagcTTAAATAGGATTTTTCATGGCTAAAATTTAGTCTGATGCAAGatgcaaatgtaattttctcCTGCAGGTGACGATTTCTGAATTTCATatgtatttagtgttttttagctgttttttgaaagaaaaatgttccatgcgatataaaatattttgatcCAGGTTTAAATAAACCTTTGTTCAAAATCTtacataaaatactgtaagtaatGAGAATCACCTTCAGATGTTACTATCAACCTGGATGAATCAGTTTcttatttgggttttttgtcATTATCTCCTGCAGGTCAAGATTCTGACCAGTGCAGCCCAGAAATAACCGTACGGCGCAACACATTGTATAATGTCTCACTCGGAGAAGACCTCAGGATTAGCTGCCCAATTACTCTCTGTAACAATTCACAACCAACAGTCACCTGGTATAAACTTGGTAAAAAGGACGTACTAGTCAACGTCAGCAGTGCCAGTCACATTAGACAAGAGTGGGAACTGTTACAACATTTAGAAGGGACATCATTTCTGTTCTTCGAAAACATCCTCAGCAATGACTCAGGACAGTATCGATGTCAAAGTGGAAACAGCGTGGGTCACTTTATCACCATTTCTGTTAATGGTGAGTGTGATTTTTCAGTAATTTAATACATCAAAACTGGACAGAAACTTGTGTTTCAGCTGATTCACTGTAATTGACATTTGCTGCTAAATATTACACGAACAGATTCAGTTTTGCATTCTTGTTTCATTAACTATAAAACAGTTCTAAAGAATGTTTCCCCCTTTTGCCCCTTTTTTTGTGCATCTCATTGAGATgatagcaataaaaaaatctaattttgtgGTACAAAAACACTCTACACTGTATAATTCAGGTAGAACTGAGCCCACAACAGTCACATGGACGACTTTGGAATCAGGTAAGAAGTTAATTCACTCTGTCAGACTGGTGTTGCTGAGATACTGTTTTTTGTACatgaataaacatttcattCTGTACAGCACACAAGCAAGCGAGAGTTTAATTCTTACGGCTTCTGTTAGACAGTTATCATATAACATGCTTTGTAATTTGTATGTAGTTTGCACACAGTACATAACTGATTCATTGATGCATCAAATGTCCTCTGTTATCTTGCAGAGATAATGACTGCGGACACTTTTGGTCCCTATGTCCACTGCATTGTTGGAATCATGGTGTTTGTCATCGTAGTTACAGCCATATATGTTACACCAAAGAGAGTGTGTGAAGGTGAgacttttatatttgtattcacAGTAGCTGAATGATTCCTCAGGGCCAGTTGGCACTGATGTGCGTGTGTGGTATATTATAAAACTGATGTAATGTGATGTCATTCCAAGCTGTCCTCTGTGCGAGACAATCCAGGACCACAGCAGATCCAGATTCAGAGAACAAGGTTGGCGGCTCAATCACCGGGTCCACTGTTCCCGTATAAGGACCTTTGGccaagatgctgaaccccaaGTTCGTGCCTTGCATTGCAACTACAGCATCTGTGCTATTCATAACTGAATCTGTgcttcaaaatacatttttactatgATTACAAAgctttttgtgttcatttcagGACTGTAACCTATATctgaataattacatttttatggttGTACTTTGTGTCATGATGCAATGATActgataattttttattattcctgTACCATAGAGCTCTATTGGTCAAAAACgaataaaaatactcaaatgaGACAGAGTGTTGCACTGGGGGACATATGTCTTCATTTTAATAAACCTGGACACTGTAGTTTAGTTTGagtcagtcaaacacacacagtccatcTGCTGTAAATACTCACTTGCAAATGCGTATTCATCCGCTACTGAAAATAATCCCACAAAAAATTTACTCTTTGCAGCTGTTTGAGTAACTTTTGCTAAAATCCTAAAATTCACACTTGTTAtggttaattacattttatagaaattaGATTAAATTTTGTACATCTGTGCTGCACTGGATTCAATTTGCTAATAGCAGAAGTATTGACTCACATTGACATTATCCACTTAGGTACTAAGTCACCACCCCCTCTTGTAGTGCTGTGGTGTAGGATGAGTGTGTTTCCTTTTGCAGCATAACCTGTAATAGtgatatgcacacacaccagagaCCACCATGATcgaaaacaggaagtgacaagACATTTAGCGTGATAAAGAGCAcaccaacagtctgagttgttTTATAGAAGTGGTTTGCTGGTTCTTCAAGTGTCACCACCAGGAGATTTAACTGCCTGACCATCTTTCATGTGTCCATCTTGGTGGTACTTGTTATCACTTGAGACACTGATGGCAAATTGTGTCTCTGCTGCTTGACATAATGCATTCACAAATATCCGATAAGTTATGTTTTCCAGTGCAGAAGTTTATGAATAGCAAACTACACACGACTGATTCAATTTAAATTGTGTTAGGAAAAAGTGTGAAACGTGATTTACAATTGAAAAcctgtaataaaatatgtgtttgatgCTATAAAGCTGATTTAAGGTGAGCTCTTGCTCCTATAGATCAACTTTTGAAGATTGATGGAAATGTTTAGGTTCACGTCTTGTAAACCAACAGATTGAGGAAGTTACATGacatatttctataaaatgatGAAACGTTTGTGCTGGTAAATCCCAGCCTACATACTGTCCTGCATAGCAGTACATGCAGTATATTGGAAAGGGGGATGTATTTGATCTGACTCAGGTCAAATGCAGGTCTACGaagcttttgtttaaaaatcttATGTAAGAGAATCAAAGAGgatcattttctcatttcttcttttcGTGTGTTTGTTGTCTCCTGCAGACTCTGCAGACGCTTAAAGCCACAGCATGGTTTACAAGGCCTTACTTGAACAAGAGCTCATGATTCACTGCACAGCTATTTTCTGCAACATTTCACCGCAAACGGTGTCCTGGTTTAAAACGGAGAAAAGTCCTGTCCCTCTTGCTGATGACAGCAGTAGCAGTCACATTAAAACGAAATaggattgtttaaaaaaaatttagaaGAGGGAATTTTTCTGGTGACTCAGATCAGAATCAGTTTGATCAATgtctttgtccaagctgagtGCAGCCAGACTGTATCTACTATGAAGTGGGCTGATGCAAGAAAATACAAGAATTATTATACAGCgtatattacatattatatttCACATTATTCTTCAAGCACTTACATTCAAGAAACGTCACTTAAATACTCAGTTACTATTACGCCAACCACAGTGACATGGACGACAGGTAAGACAGGTAAGACCCCAACTTCAGTGGCTTTCATTTTCTAAGACAGGTGTCAAAtgcaaactaaaaacatttttatatgaatttATATGAATGAATGTATAATTCAATGAAAGACTAAATGTGTAATATGGAACATATACAATTTACAAATCTGACTGGCCACCCCTGGTGCCCGCACTGGGTGGGAAAATGGAAACTGTTGGCAGCTGGTTTTTGGGCTTTGTTGCATTTGCTATTAAGACTATAAGAAAACATCTGAACCACTTTAACCTTATCTTCTTAGACCgaagtggaaaaaaagagctgaaatgatTGGAAAACAGTTTAGGTTTCAGATCTACTCTAaaagattttctgtgtttgctcGACATTTCTTAATGGTAAATTCTGTATTTCGGGTATTTGGACTCACCACATTATCAAGTGCAGGAAGTAAAGTCAGCCACAAGTCATGTACTGTGATAAAGAGCACACCTGCAGCATTAGTGCTTTCACTGAAGAGCTTCACTGGTTCTACGACTGTTGCCAACATGAGATCTAACTACAGTCTGAccattgtttgtgtgtccatcCTGGTGGCTCACATCTACACTTTGGATGATGATAGTAAGTTTCTATTTGTTCTTTCTAAATCGCTCCAGCGGAGCAGTGTTTGGTTAATGTCTACTGATAGCCAACGTGTTTATGAATATGACttagataaatgaaaaaaaaaaacactgacaaggTTTTAAACATTATACCTCAATCATAAATTAAGAGTATACATATAGTGCACATAGTTTAGTTGATCCATGAGTGCAGCAAGGAATTGAACTAAATTGGGTCAAATTGATTCATATgaggtaaaaaagtaaaagacatGGTCAACAAAAGGAAACTAAAGTAGGTTTAAGGTGACTGGCTGGTAAACTGACAACATGTAAACtataaagcacattttagtTGAGTgcttatttctttattataatataatttcaaTGAAATTGATGATTACTTCACGTTGACTGTCCCAGTAAAAACTAAACTGTATAGTGCACGTTAGAACAGTGGTTTAATGActcagtgttgtgtgtgttcaaacAGAGTCACTATCAGAGTGAGTGGAGCATTTTTATACCCTAAACTCTCTCCTACatctcactgttttttttttttttttttagttttttgtttaataaacctttgattgatttgatttgtttgatttgaagtACTGTGCTTCGAATTGCACACAACCAAATGGCAGCAAGGTACTTTGACAACAAGGACACACAGATGACACACTGACCTGAATCTTTGGTTTGAAAGTTACAGCTGCCGTTTGCCCCGTGACCCCAAACAGGATTAGTGGTTACAGGTTATAGATGGACTTTAGGATAATGTGCACAGTTGCTTCCTGCAGCAACATACCACCCACGTTATAAACTTTAGAAAACTTCTCGGTTTCTAAAAAGTGTCGGCTGTAGTAGTCACATATTAGCAGAGCAGACAAATATTTGGAAGGATTTTCATGTTTGACCTTTAAAGAATCCTTACAAGGgtatgtttgtttgtcattttcctcTGGCAGAATTTTACATAGAAATTACAGTACActgcaacacacaacacaaggaATTACTTAGACAAGGCTGTGGAGTTATTGTCTGCAACAATGCGCTGCCAACAGTGTCCTGGCACAAACTTGGGAAAGCCcatgtccctaaaatccaatgGATAACATTAAAGGACACAGAAGGGACATCAGTTTTGATCTTCACAAAATCGCGTGAAGCAGATTCAGGTCAGTGTTGGTGTCATCATCAGTCATGTCATCAACATCTCTGTTTATAGTGAGCGATTCCTCCTCCTTAGTAGGAATGTACCTGTACTTTACCTTAATGAAAAAAACTGCTATTGAATGATTCATTTATAAAGCTTCATAATTTCCAAAATAACCTGACTCAccagtgattttctgttttcttagaTAACGTTGAACCTACCACAGTAACTCCAGAGACAGGCAAAAATGAATCTTCACATACATCAATGGAGCTTTGTTGCAGAGTCAAATGTCCACTTCATCTTGCAGACTGCCCCAAAATATTCTGGTTTTACGTCTTACGCGTTTTTGGAGTCATGGTGTTTATCATCATAGTGATAGCGATATGTGTGACATCGAAGCAAGGTGAGATCTTTTGATTATTACTTACAGTCATCACTGCACTTTGCTGAGCTCCTGCTGAAATTATCAGGCCCCAcctgacaaacaaaacatttcatataaaataaGTACGTATAGAGACATGTATGAGAGCAGCAGCTGATCACAGTTTATGTCTCTCCAAGGACATTGTACCCGCTGTGCAAGAATATCCAGGAATACAACACATCAGAAACGTGAATTCTTGGACTGTGAATCACCTACCGCTCACATCTACGAGAACAATCACCGTTGACTCAATCAATGCCTAAAAGTCAATCCGGCACATTATATATAATAAGGTTATGATTAATAGCAAAACATGTCATATAACTAATTTAAAGACTTTAACCTATTTCTGATATATCACATTTTACTTATTTGTGTGTCAGGTGAGTTAGACTTCATTTATTGTAGTGTTTCTCAttgttgtgctttttattttataaaatgctttGGAAACTCTtgacttttaaattattcataattACTTTTTGActtcattttttgcttttaaattccTGTAAATCATGCTGCAACAACAGAGAAGTGAAAATTCTTACATTAAAAACCACCACAaaagctgagtgtgtgttttgttttctgtgtgtgtgtgtgtgtgtgtgtgtgtgtttgtgagagagaacAATGTGACACATTCATAGGTAAATAGTTTTGTTTCCTGTACAGGTATCGATCTTGGTGCATACATCCGGCgcaaatgcttcttttaaatgtgattgtctatattggtgtgtgtgtttgcagctctGCACTTCATGCTCTCTGTTGACGTTAGGTGAAGTTGCTTCTCCTTTTAGGTTTAGCATCCGAGGTGTGTTTGGGAGTCTTGAGTGATGAACAGGAAGCAGAATTAAACCACACGTCACgtaatatgtaaaaacaaaggGGATGGAAGCTGTTTTAAGGTGGAAGATGTAATCACGAGCTCAAGCTCAGatgacttatttaaaaaaatgacaggtCGACCTCTTAAAAAAAGTAGAAGTTCTACTGTGATTTAAGAAATATTAGCTATCTAATATTTCACAGTACCAAGTAAAACTTTGAGCTGCTAGTAGGTATAAATGAGGTGTCAGGGAATCCCCACTTTGGATTCACCGTTTGGGAACTATGGATGTGTCGCTACAAAAAAActatactttattttttaacgtAACAAAATGGGAGAattcaaaaattaaatgaattatatttaatgtttgctGGAGAATTTGGTGGTTATCTGTGCTGCAAAAATTAGGCTGCAAA encodes:
- the LOC137125304 gene encoding B- and T-lymphocyte attenuator-like, with product MCLTILHVSILVVHILTLAAGSQDSDQCSPEITVRRNTLYNVSLGEDLRISCPITLCNNSQPTVTWYKLGKKDVLVNVSSASHIRQEWELLQHLEGTSFLFFENILSNDSGQYRCQSGNSVGHFITISVNGRTEPTTVTWTTLESEIMTADTFGPYVHCIVGIMVFVIVVTAIYVTPKRVCEAVLCARQSRTTADPDSENKVGGSITGSTVPV